A stretch of Aerococcus christensenii DNA encodes these proteins:
- the ribF gene encoding riboflavin biosynthesis protein RibF: MEVITIHHPYAPQQVTSEDMVLCLGFFDGVHCGHQAVIQAAKEEAIKRQLPLAVMTFNRSPLIINRSLHPDKMNYLTQLPEKIRLLAKNGVDKVYVVDYTSAFCQLSPQDFVDQYLVDLGAKVVVAGFDYTYGDKGTANMEKLATYAKGRFQIIEVPALNKGEKKIASQAIRKQLLSGDLEAANEGLGYQYFFKGTVINGFKRGRTLGYPTANIYTPASTLMPEVGVYLVQCEWQHRLYWGMASIGHNITFGDNNERTLEINLFDFNEEIYGEELTIFFYKYLRQEQKFASIEAMIDQLAHDKAKCQALAKNLEPYQK, encoded by the coding sequence ATGGAAGTCATCACGATTCATCATCCTTATGCACCTCAGCAAGTGACAAGTGAGGATATGGTTTTATGTTTAGGCTTTTTTGATGGGGTGCATTGTGGTCATCAAGCAGTCATTCAAGCAGCGAAGGAAGAAGCGATAAAGCGACAGCTGCCACTGGCTGTGATGACTTTTAACCGTTCGCCTTTGATCATTAATCGTAGCTTACATCCGGATAAGATGAACTATCTCACCCAACTCCCAGAGAAAATCCGTCTCTTGGCTAAGAACGGCGTGGACAAGGTCTATGTCGTGGACTACACCAGTGCCTTTTGTCAGTTAAGTCCGCAAGATTTTGTGGATCAATACCTGGTCGACTTAGGGGCCAAAGTGGTTGTGGCTGGTTTTGATTATACTTACGGGGACAAAGGAACGGCGAATATGGAGAAACTAGCTACTTATGCTAAGGGAAGATTCCAAATTATTGAAGTCCCTGCCTTGAACAAGGGCGAAAAGAAGATCGCTTCTCAAGCGATCAGAAAGCAGCTCCTATCAGGTGACCTTGAGGCCGCCAATGAAGGGCTAGGTTATCAGTATTTCTTTAAGGGAACCGTAATTAACGGCTTCAAACGTGGAAGAACACTCGGTTATCCGACTGCCAATATCTATACGCCAGCCTCTACTTTGATGCCAGAAGTAGGTGTCTACTTGGTTCAATGTGAGTGGCAGCATCGTTTGTACTGGGGAATGGCTTCAATTGGACATAATATTACTTTCGGAGATAACAATGAACGTACCCTCGAGATCAATCTCTTTGACTTTAATGAAGAGATTTATGGTGAAGAATTAACGATTTTCTTCTATAAATACTTGCGCCAGGAGCAGAAGTTCGCTTCTATTGAAGCGATGATTGACCAGTTAGCGCATGATAAGGCCAAGTGTCAAGCCCTCGCCAAAAACTTAGAGCCCTACCAAAAATAA
- a CDS encoding PRD domain-containing protein → MNYKSLKQLLIEHYDSQLLYQVSQLIEGVSQSIGNDFGQDEELYYNLVTHIQARLNRLQPLDVQTGLNSLLGTIAEQYEELFEAVNENFSKAFNGLRLNSEDIAFIVIHFATSYEKYPVSRRRIRLLLVFQQKLIL, encoded by the coding sequence GTGAACTATAAATCTTTGAAGCAACTACTAATCGAACATTATGACAGCCAATTATTGTATCAAGTTAGCCAATTAATTGAGGGAGTTTCCCAGTCTATTGGCAATGATTTTGGGCAGGATGAAGAACTTTACTATAACTTAGTAACTCATATTCAAGCAAGGCTTAATCGCCTTCAGCCTTTAGATGTTCAGACTGGTTTGAATTCTTTATTGGGAACAATTGCAGAGCAGTACGAGGAATTATTTGAAGCGGTGAATGAAAATTTCTCCAAAGCTTTTAATGGCTTACGTCTAAATTCAGAAGATATTGCTTTTATTGTTATTCACTTTGCAACGTCTTATGAAAAATATCCAGTTAGTCGTCGAAGGATTCGTTTGTTATTAGTTTTTCAGCAGAAATTAATTCTATAG
- a CDS encoding IS30 family transposase, translating into MTLVERKTRKLLTQKTWKWDVASIVKSVKKMILKEDQEYLKTLTTDNESEFSNLSQLENGLKDIEVFFTHVYSAWEKGTNERHNRMLREFLPKGTSFKNLI; encoded by the coding sequence ATTACTCTAGTTGAACGGAAAACGCGAAAACTTCTCACCCAGAAGACTTGGAAGTGGGATGTCGCTTCAATTGTAAAATCCGTAAAAAAGATGATTCTCAAAGAGGACCAAGAGTATTTAAAAACCTTAACGACCGATAACGAAAGTGAATTTTCTAATCTGTCACAACTTGAAAACGGACTAAAAGATATAGAAGTCTTTTTCACTCACGTTTATTCTGCCTGGGAAAAAGGAACTAACGAAAGGCATAATCGCATGTTAAGAGAATTCTTGCCTAAAGGGACCAGCTTTAAAAATCTGATATAA
- the hrcA gene encoding heat-inducible transcriptional repressor HrcA produces the protein MLTKRQTLILKAIIDAYSASGEPVGSKTLLGLTGIEASSATIRNEMVRLEKQGLIAKMHSSSGRVPTEAGYRYYINFIMPEYGGAIDSGLSTEDSRRLQEVFQVPYLALGEIVNRSTSLLAELTNYVAIALGPSAREFHLAGFRLVPIASHQVMAILVTEEGVVENQIFRLPVSIEEEDLEQMVRLINRELVGCDLTTVMTKLRTDFFHYLNESVQQLIGQGSMMEYLLNKVNTQRVYVQGKNNLYHYLYESDDIDQIDYLNQLLSNPDQMNQMLTPSEQGIQVKIGRDLSIEGLDHLSVMTAQLEGPSAHQTISVAILGPENMSYLRMAQLFQGVRVELCHYIDSYYHCEEGKMNGKNR, from the coding sequence ATGTTGACAAAGCGGCAAACGCTGATTTTAAAAGCGATTATTGATGCCTATAGTGCCAGTGGAGAACCTGTGGGATCCAAAACTTTGTTGGGTTTGACAGGCATCGAAGCGTCCTCAGCCACTATTCGTAACGAAATGGTACGATTAGAAAAACAGGGGTTAATTGCTAAGATGCATTCTTCTTCTGGACGGGTGCCCACAGAAGCGGGCTATCGTTACTATATTAACTTTATTATGCCAGAGTATGGCGGAGCTATTGATTCGGGACTAAGCACTGAAGATTCTAGGCGGTTGCAGGAAGTTTTCCAAGTTCCTTATCTTGCTTTAGGAGAGATTGTCAATCGGTCGACAAGCTTATTAGCAGAGTTAACCAATTATGTGGCAATTGCTTTAGGTCCTAGTGCAAGAGAGTTCCATCTAGCCGGTTTTCGATTAGTTCCTATTGCCTCCCACCAAGTGATGGCGATATTGGTTACAGAAGAAGGAGTGGTTGAAAATCAGATTTTTAGATTGCCGGTTTCTATTGAAGAAGAAGATCTTGAACAAATGGTTCGATTGATCAACCGAGAACTCGTAGGGTGTGATTTGACCACTGTTATGACCAAACTCAGGACAGATTTCTTCCATTACCTGAATGAATCCGTTCAACAGTTGATTGGTCAGGGATCCATGATGGAATACCTGCTGAATAAGGTCAATACACAGCGCGTATATGTTCAAGGAAAGAATAATCTCTATCATTATCTTTACGAATCCGACGATATTGATCAGATTGACTACTTGAATCAACTCTTAAGTAATCCTGATCAGATGAATCAGATGCTTACTCCGAGTGAGCAAGGCATCCAAGTTAAAATAGGACGTGACTTATCGATTGAAGGATTGGATCATTTAAGCGTGATGACTGCTCAGTTGGAAGGACCAAGCGCTCATCAGACAATCTCTGTGGCAATCCTTGGCCCTGAGAATATGTCCTATTTACGGATGGCCCAACTTTTCCAGGGTGTGAGAGTAGAGCTCTGCCACTACATCGATTCCTATTATCACTGTGAGGAGGGAAAAATGAATGGCAAAAACAGATGA